A region from the Vicia villosa cultivar HV-30 ecotype Madison, WI linkage group LG3, Vvil1.0, whole genome shotgun sequence genome encodes:
- the LOC131657781 gene encoding uncharacterized protein LOC131657781 translates to MPFKYLGVPLDGKKLTIANCQPLIEKMMCRLNHRCTRLLSYAGRLQLAKSVLFAIANYWLQISPLPKKVISHIESLCRRFLWSGKEDVRKTAPVSWETICNPIAEGGLNVIGLGWWNQATLGKMLWNLYQKKDRLWIKWVHHFYMKGKNIIDYMPKTTASWIIRAIFKHNDVIMESDDWKEFDLTGMYRTNRIYRELKGPNPFIPWNNLVRGNWARPREIFILWLTCQRRLQTNDRLARFGTLTDGKCLYCDEFETCNHLFFECIVPNTLWQKVLDWLKLAHLPQNLGAGIAVVHH, encoded by the coding sequence ATGCCTTTCAAATATTTAGGAGTGCCTTTGGATGGCAAAAAACTTACAATTGCAAATTGCCAACCATTAATTGAGAAGATGATGTGTAGGCTTAATCACCGGTGCACAAGACTGCTCTCATATGCAGGCAGATTGCAATTAGCGAAGAGTGTTTTGTTTGCTATAGCAAATTACTGGCTGCAGATCTCCCCCCTTCCTAAAAAAGTCATATCTCACATTGAAAGCTTGTGTAGAAGGTTCTTATGGTCTGGAAAAGAGGACGTGAGGAAAACTGCCCCTGTTTCATGGGAGACTATTTGTAACCCTATAGCTGAAGGTGGACTGAATGTTATAGGACTTGGATGGTGGAATCAGGCAACTCTTGGTAAAATGCTGTGGAACTTATATCAGAAAAAGGATAGATTGTGGATTAAATGGGTGCATCATTTCTATATGAAAGGCAAAAACATCATTGATTACATGCCTAAAACCACGGCCTCTTGGATCATACGAGCtattttcaaacataatgatgTTATCATGGAATCTGATGATTGGAAGGAGTTTGATTTGACTGGTATGTACAGAACCAATAGAATATACAGAGAACTCAAAGGTCCCAATCCGTTTATACCATGGAATAATTTGGTTAGGGGTAATTGGGCTAGACCGAGGGAAATTTTCATATTATGGTTGACTTGCCAAAGAAGATTGCAGACAAATGATAGATTGGCTAGGTTTGGTACTCTGACAGATGGGAAATGCCTCTATTGTGATGAGTTTGAAACATGTAACCATCTCTTTTTTGAATGCATAGTTCCTAATACTCTTTGGCAAAAGGTACTAGATTGGCTAAAATTAGCTCATCTGCCCCAAAACCTGGGAGCTGGAATTGCAGTGGTGCATCACTAA
- the LOC131655270 gene encoding protein CYSTEINE-RICH TRANSMEMBRANE MODULE 11-like produces the protein MTYYNQNPPPVNINVSAPPPVGYPQPGYQGYPPPLPPPPPPPQPQVFVTQAAPQNSAAGETGLMACLAGLCCCCCLEETCCLCCL, from the exons ATGACTTATTACAATCAAAACCCTCCCCCAGTTAACATTAACGTTAGTGCTCCACCTCCTGTAGGGTATCCTCAACCTGGTTATCAAGGCTATCCACCACCactaccaccaccaccaccacctcctcaGCCTCAAGTTTTTGTGACTCAAGCTGCACCTCAAAACTCAGCAGCAGGAGAAACAGGTTTAATGGCATG CTTGGCGGGCTTGTGCTGTTGCTGCTGCTTGGAGGAGACATGTTGTTTGTGCTGTTTATGA